The nucleotide window gaccacggGTGCTGACGTGTGTCGATTGAAACGCGACTGTCCGCGCGTTTTAGGCACGGCTCGTAGCAGTTAGACAAGCCATGACCGTCCTCCAGAGGTAGGTCATGGTTTGCAAACCACTGGCGGACGATGCAGAGTGGCGCGGGATGAGAAGTCGACTATTGAGCTTTGCCATTCTTGGACTCGGCCTTGAACTTGGCAATCTCGACCTGGACTTGCTTCTCGACGCGCGTCTGCAGCTCCTTGCGGTAACCCAGCTTGAATAGGACCTCGAGCCAAACAAACATgggggcgaggaagatggccTGGACGAGGttgtcgagcagggcgggcgcACGGCCCTCAAAGGCGCCGTGACCAATAAACTGGGCGATCCACGAGACGATGTggacgatgagggcgagctggaagGTTGCCTTGGGGTCCTCGAGACGCATGTGATTGGCCAAGGCGGCACTGCCGACGCAAAAAGCAGCCAGAACGAAGCCGGCGACAGGCTCGAGTAGGATGTAGAGCCCTGCGTACAAAAGGGCAACAATAGTGCCGAGGTTGAGGTCGAGATACGGCACAGTGAGCCACGCCGGGAGGTGGATCAACGTTCCCGTATATGTGGCCTGACGCAGGGTTTGGTGGTGAgcaacgacgaccgacgaGCCAAAGGGGCCTAGGAAACAGAGGCGAGACGCACCATGCAAAAGGCAGAGACGAGGATGAGCGGCACGCAGACCATGTGAATGGCCACGTTGACCGAGTTGTGGTGATAGG belongs to Purpureocillium takamizusanense chromosome 1, complete sequence and includes:
- a CDS encoding uncharacterized protein (COG:S~EggNog:ENOG503P19U~TransMembrane:5 (o20-42i49-73o79-96i108-129o141-161i)), translated to MSLDLEKHLTFYGAYHHNSVNVAIHMVCVPLILVSAFCMATYTGTLIHLPAWLTVPYLDLNLGTIVALLYAGLYILLEPVAGFVLAAFCVGSAALANHMRLEDPKATFQLALIVHIVSWIAQFIGHGAFEGRAPALLDNLVQAIFLAPMFVWLEVLFKLGYRKELQTRVEKQVQVEIAKFKAESKNGKAQ